The sequence below is a genomic window from Cohaesibacter gelatinilyticus.
AAGGGTGTCACACGATCAAACAGAGCGCTGTGATAAGCGGCTTTTTCCATATTGTCCTCTGAATTAGGCATGACGGCTGGCCAGTTCTTGTGCCAACTCAACATATTGCCGAGGAACAAGGATACCGTTCTCCTCGGCCTGCCTGATTGCATCAGCTCGCCGGGTGCCCGGCAGGCGAGCCCCTTCAAGATTGGCAATGACCTGCAAGACAGCTTCCATCCGATCAGCAAAGGCATCCATATCATGAGGACGGATCGCCAGAAGAAATTGCCCCGATCCCGGTGGTGGTCCATCCTGAGTGAAGAAGGATGAAACCTCTGCACTGGAATTGGCACCGGTAAAAACCGATGCAAGAATTTCGACCATCAAGGCCAGCACGGTTCCCTTGGCATCACCCGCTGGCAGCATCGATCCTGACAAGGCAGCTTCAGGGTCGGTTGTGGGATTTCCCTCCCGATCAAGCGCCCAGTCGGAAGGAATGGATTGCCCGGTTTTTCGCGCATGCATGACCTTGCCACGCGCCACACGAGAGAGCGAAAGATCGATCACCAGAGGCGCAGCATCTCGCCTTGGAGCGGCAAAGGCGATCGGGTTTGTTCCAAAAACAGGGGTAGAGGAACCCCATGGCGCAATCGCTGCTGGCGCATTGGCAACCATCAATCCGACAAGGCCTTTCCTCGCCAGCTTTTCCACCTGCACCGATAGCGCACCACAATGGTGAGAATTGGTAATGGACATGGTGGCGGATCCATAGGAATGCGCCACATCCGCCCCACGTGCAATCGCCACATCAAGGGCAGGATAGGCAAAGCCGAAATCCGCATTGATCAACAACGCGGTCTGGCTGGTATTGCGGCACGTGATGTACGCTTTGGCATTGACCTTGCCCGAACGCGCTTGCGCTGCATAATCTTCCAGTCGGGAGAAACCATGCCCGGTCTGTCCCTCGGCTTCAGCCGAGATCAGCGCCAGCGCAACAGAGGCCGCATGCTCTCCAGATATGCCTTGGGCCATCAATGCAGAGGCAACAAGCGCCTTTGCTTCAACCAGTCCTATGCGTTCCATATGGTCCATGGCGATATTCCTTGAAAAAGGGCGATGCACAAGACACCGCCCAATTTTGCATCAAGCACTGCGATAGAGCTTGGTCATGGAGAATTCACGATGGCCCAGAGCCTCAGCGGCGGTGTTGCGGCCATTGGCGGTGCGACGGATCATTTCAATCAGGGCATCACCTGCTTCATCGATTGTCTGCTCACGACGCAGAATGCCGGACACGTCCACATCCACATGCTCGCTCATGGTCCGCACCGTACGTGGATTGGCCGTGATCTTGATCACCGGAACAATCGGGTTACCCACCACATTGCCCTGCCCGGTTGGGAAGGTATGGATCACGGCTCCACCAGCTGCCATCAGGGTGACGCATTCAGCAGCAGCAGAAGAGCTGTCCATGAAATACAGACCATTGCCAGATTCAGGCTGTTCGGCTGGCTCGAGAATATCGATGAATTGTGAGGTCCGACCGATTTTCTCCAGATTACCGAGGGCCTTCTCTTCGATGGTGGTCAAACCGCCTTCGATATTGCCTTTCGTGGGCTGGCTGTCTGACAGATCATCAGTCTGGTGCGCAAAAATCACATCATCCTGATAGGCCTTCCACATCTTGTACCAGCGCTCGCCAACCTCTTCGTTGATTGCACGCTTCTGACAGATATGCTCGGCCCCGGTGATCTCGGAAGTTTCGCCGAAGAAACCGGTAATGCCTTCCGGCAGCAGCTTGTCATACATATTGCCGACAGTCGGGCAGGACCCCAGACCGGTGGTGGTGTCGCTTTCACCACATTTGGTAGAGACCCAAAGCTCATTGATCGAGCATTCTTCGCGCTGCACTTCGGTCGCTTTGTGCACGAAGTCTTTTGCCGCCCAGGAAGCACGACGAATGGTTTCGAAATCACCATTCTGTTCGATTGAGAATTCGGCCACTTCCTTGCCGGTTTTGCGAATGCCATCAGCAATACGCTTGGTCCAACCCGGCTCGATACCGATGACCACAACCGAATGAACATTCGGGTTCGCACCGGTACCGATGATGGTACGGAAATGCAAATCCAGATCTTCACCAAATTGCAGACGGCCATAGGCATGAGGAATTGCCAATGTGCCTTTGACATTATTGGCAACCGCTTCACATGCGGCGTTGGAGATATCGTCAACCGGCAGGATCAGAACGTGGTTGCGCACGCCCACACGACCATTTTCGCGCCGGAAGCCTTGAAAAGTGATATTGGAATATTTCGATGCCATCGGAGCGACTCCTTACCAGCGCTTGGTTTTGCAATTATGGACGTGAACATGCGCGCCCTTGGGAATGTCAGCGATGATTTTTCCGATGTCTTCGCCATATTTGATGGCAGTATCGCCTTCGCTGAAATCTTTCAGCGCAATCTTGTGTCCGATGGGAACATCAGCGCCAGACGTGAGACGGAAAGTCGAATTGTCATGTGTGACACAGACCAGCATGTCGGTGCCGGCGGTCAGACCCTCTACCACGACTACGCCGACATTGTCCGCGTGCTCGTGTACCAAAAGGTGGGGGATTTCAGCCATTGTTCAGTCTCCTTGGATGGCAGGTTTCAAGATGATTTTTGGATTCGGTATCAGTCCGGCCCGAATATCGCGGAAAGCGGTGTTTCCATCGGACAAGGGTCGAATTTCCGTCCAATCGAGTGCACCAAGACGTCCGTCAAACATCGCTTGTGCGGTGTCGCGGAAGTCCTTTGCAGTGTAAGTGTAGGTTCCGATAAAACTGATCTCTTGCAGGGTCATCCGCCGGATATCCAATCCTCCGACATCTTCCCCCAGCCCGATATGAACAATGACGCCACCGGGGCTCGCCAGTTGTGAGGCCATGGCGCGGGTTGCCGCATATCCGACGGCATCAACGACCACCGCGAATAAACCTTCGGCTTCTGCTTTGGCCTCAACGCCACAATGATCATTCAGATAAGCCCTGCGTACATCGTTGGGCTCGATGACCACAATGTCGTCAATTTCCATCGCCTTGAGTGCAAGAGCCGCCGCCAGTCCGATGGCACCACCACCAATGACAACCGCACGACGATCCGCCCAGGGGTGCAAAGCTTCCAGCCCCAGTCGCGCAGCATGCCAACTCACGGCGAGCGGCTCCGCAAGCGCAGCCTTGTCCAAAGAAACCGCATCGGGAACACTGACCAGATTGGTCTCGGGCATGGTAACAAAGTCTGCAAATGCCCCTTCACGCGGTGGCATCGAGATGATCTGTCGAGTCGAGCATAAATTGTCTCGTCCGGCAACACATGCCGGGCAAGTGCCGCAGGTGACCAACGGGTTGATTGTAACCCGCTCCCCATCCCGTGGACCGCCGATGATGACGCCAGCGGCTTCATGCCCCAGAATCAACGGCGCAGGACGGCGGTCATCATGGCCCAGATAGGCGTGCATATCCGATCCGCAAATGCCGCTGCTCTCCACCCGAATGAGAACTTCGCCCACATCAGGAGACGGATTTGGCACATCACGATAGGCGAGCGTCTCAACGCCTGTATAGACAAGTGCTTTCATTTTGCTGTGAAGCCTCCGTCGAGCATCAGGGTCTGGCCGGTCACATATTTCGATGCGTCCGAACACAGAAAGAGAAGCGGACCATCAAGGTCTGCAAGTTCACCATTGCGACCAATGCAGGTCTGTGCCGCATTGCGTGCAGCCCGCTCAGGATCATCAAAGACCTTGGCCGTCAGCTCCGTTCGGAAAAAGCCAGGTGCGATGGCATTGGTCAGAATGCCGGAAGCAGACCA
It includes:
- a CDS encoding UxaA family hydrolase, which translates into the protein MAEIPHLLVHEHADNVGVVVVEGLTAGTDMLVCVTHDNSTFRLTSGADVPIGHKIALKDFSEGDTAIKYGEDIGKIIADIPKGAHVHVHNCKTKRW
- a CDS encoding UxaA family hydrolase, whose protein sequence is MASKYSNITFQGFRRENGRVGVRNHVLILPVDDISNAACEAVANNVKGTLAIPHAYGRLQFGEDLDLHFRTIIGTGANPNVHSVVVIGIEPGWTKRIADGIRKTGKEVAEFSIEQNGDFETIRRASWAAKDFVHKATEVQREECSINELWVSTKCGESDTTTGLGSCPTVGNMYDKLLPEGITGFFGETSEITGAEHICQKRAINEEVGERWYKMWKAYQDDVIFAHQTDDLSDSQPTKGNIEGGLTTIEEKALGNLEKIGRTSQFIDILEPAEQPESGNGLYFMDSSSAAAECVTLMAAGGAVIHTFPTGQGNVVGNPIVPVIKITANPRTVRTMSEHVDVDVSGILRREQTIDEAGDALIEMIRRTANGRNTAAEALGHREFSMTKLYRSA
- a CDS encoding Ldh family oxidoreductase produces the protein MDHMERIGLVEAKALVASALMAQGISGEHAASVALALISAEAEGQTGHGFSRLEDYAAQARSGKVNAKAYITCRNTSQTALLINADFGFAYPALDVAIARGADVAHSYGSATMSITNSHHCGALSVQVEKLARKGLVGLMVANAPAAIAPWGSSTPVFGTNPIAFAAPRRDAAPLVIDLSLSRVARGKVMHARKTGQSIPSDWALDREGNPTTDPEAALSGSMLPAGDAKGTVLALMVEILASVFTGANSSAEVSSFFTQDGPPPGSGQFLLAIRPHDMDAFADRMEAVLQVIANLEGARLPGTRRADAIRQAEENGILVPRQYVELAQELASRHA
- a CDS encoding alcohol dehydrogenase catalytic domain-containing protein, with translation MKALVYTGVETLAYRDVPNPSPDVGEVLIRVESSGICGSDMHAYLGHDDRRPAPLILGHEAAGVIIGGPRDGERVTINPLVTCGTCPACVAGRDNLCSTRQIISMPPREGAFADFVTMPETNLVSVPDAVSLDKAALAEPLAVSWHAARLGLEALHPWADRRAVVIGGGAIGLAAALALKAMEIDDIVVIEPNDVRRAYLNDHCGVEAKAEAEGLFAVVVDAVGYAATRAMASQLASPGGVIVHIGLGEDVGGLDIRRMTLQEISFIGTYTYTAKDFRDTAQAMFDGRLGALDWTEIRPLSDGNTAFRDIRAGLIPNPKIILKPAIQGD